A stretch of the Pirellulales bacterium genome encodes the following:
- a CDS encoding helix-turn-helix transcriptional regulator: MRIERELMRGAGPVAVLKLLEGGAKYGYELIETLARSSDGVLDMGQATLYPLLYNLESQGLVKAEWRESSSARPRKYYALTTKGRKRLAHDVEQWQAVARAMQGLGVLRPGLGGAAG, translated from the coding sequence ATGCGAATCGAACGCGAGCTGATGCGCGGGGCCGGACCCGTCGCGGTCCTCAAGCTCCTCGAAGGGGGCGCCAAGTACGGCTACGAGCTGATCGAAACGCTGGCCCGATCATCCGACGGCGTGCTCGACATGGGGCAGGCGACTCTCTATCCGCTCCTCTACAACCTGGAATCGCAAGGGCTGGTCAAGGCCGAGTGGCGCGAGTCGTCGTCGGCACGCCCGCGGAAATACTACGCCCTCACGACCAAGGGCAGGAAGCGCCTGGCCCACGACGTCGAGCAATGGCAAGCCGTGGCTCGGGCGATGCAAGGGCTGGGCGTGCTGCGCCCCGGACTGGGCGGCGCGGCGGGTTAA
- a CDS encoding prenyltransferase/squalene oxidase repeat-containing protein, translating into MVDKPLPNENAGAAVPAPDAAATAVADATKSTPTATAAPANGKTAVTSSPGTAASAKASSPQAPSADSKAADSKESKEGDKKAAVDDPGLDDRVGRLDWMTVVPSWLVSLIFHMTLLFLLALMVEPAKIVKHVADLVATDAEVGQNLDQIVTVDAPPGATELGQTEGLADAISFSPDADGTDISTLNDLPAAPGGPGDMSDIGLAGAQVLDLGKALGASGGGGAGGMTGGQGLEGRGDGARKALAMERGGTEASENAVGMALNWIAIHQNPDGSWSFNHRTGPCQGRCGNAGRLEHGDIAATAIALLPFLGAGQTHLQGNYKKNVQAGLYYLVSRMKVGPDGGDLSYDQGVMYGHGLASIALCEAYGMTKDTGLAEAAQQAVNFIVYAQDPVGGGWRYAPKQPGDTSVLGWQLMALKSAHMAYLNVPPKTIKGAVNFLNSVQGESGATYGYVNPGKGPATTAIGLLCRMYLGWKHDEPALERGVEMLSAHGPSPNNMYFNYYATQVMHHYEGEQWTKWNNKMRDFLVNAQSRQGHERGSWFLGGDHSSEQGGRLYTTAMCAMTLEVYYRHLPIYRKDSTAADFDE; encoded by the coding sequence CAAGCCATTGCCGAACGAGAACGCAGGCGCGGCGGTCCCAGCGCCCGATGCCGCCGCGACGGCCGTGGCCGACGCTACTAAATCCACCCCGACCGCGACTGCTGCGCCAGCTAACGGCAAGACCGCGGTCACTTCATCGCCTGGCACCGCTGCCTCGGCCAAGGCGTCAAGTCCCCAGGCCCCGAGCGCGGATAGCAAAGCGGCGGATAGCAAAGAATCGAAAGAGGGCGACAAGAAGGCCGCGGTCGACGACCCTGGCTTGGACGATCGCGTCGGCCGGCTCGACTGGATGACCGTCGTCCCCAGTTGGCTGGTCAGCTTGATCTTTCATATGACGCTGTTGTTCTTGCTGGCGCTCATGGTCGAGCCGGCAAAGATCGTCAAACACGTCGCGGATCTCGTTGCCACCGACGCCGAAGTCGGGCAGAACCTCGATCAAATCGTCACCGTGGACGCTCCGCCGGGCGCGACCGAGCTTGGGCAGACCGAAGGTTTGGCCGACGCCATTTCTTTTTCGCCCGACGCCGACGGCACGGATATCAGCACGCTCAATGATCTTCCCGCGGCGCCCGGTGGCCCCGGCGACATGAGCGATATCGGGCTGGCCGGCGCGCAAGTGCTCGATCTCGGCAAGGCGCTCGGCGCCAGCGGTGGTGGCGGGGCCGGTGGCATGACAGGCGGTCAGGGGCTCGAAGGGCGCGGCGACGGCGCGCGCAAGGCCTTGGCTATGGAACGCGGCGGCACGGAAGCGAGCGAGAACGCCGTCGGCATGGCGCTCAATTGGATCGCCATCCATCAGAATCCCGACGGCAGTTGGAGTTTCAACCACCGCACGGGGCCTTGCCAGGGGCGGTGCGGTAATGCCGGCAGGCTCGAACACGGCGATATCGCGGCCACGGCCATCGCGCTATTGCCCTTTCTCGGCGCCGGCCAGACTCATCTGCAAGGCAACTACAAGAAGAACGTGCAAGCCGGGCTTTACTACCTGGTCAGCCGCATGAAAGTCGGGCCCGACGGCGGCGATCTTTCCTACGACCAGGGCGTGATGTACGGCCACGGGCTTGCGTCGATCGCGCTGTGCGAAGCCTATGGCATGACCAAGGACACCGGCCTGGCCGAGGCCGCGCAGCAAGCCGTCAACTTCATCGTCTACGCCCAGGATCCCGTCGGCGGCGGCTGGCGCTACGCGCCCAAGCAGCCGGGCGACACGTCCGTGCTCGGTTGGCAGTTGATGGCGCTCAAAAGCGCTCACATGGCCTACTTGAATGTTCCGCCCAAGACGATCAAAGGGGCGGTCAACTTCTTGAACTCGGTACAAGGCGAAAGCGGTGCCACGTACGGTTACGTCAATCCCGGCAAGGGACCGGCTACCACGGCCATTGGTCTATTGTGCCGCATGTATCTCGGCTGGAAGCACGACGAACCGGCGCTGGAACGCGGCGTCGAAATGCTCTCGGCACACGGTCCCTCGCCCAACAACATGTACTTCAATTACTACGCCACGCAGGTCATGCACCACTACGAGGGCGAGCAGTGGACCAAATGGAACAACAAGATGCGCGACTTCCTGGTCAACGCACAATCGCGCCAGGGACATGAACGCGGCAGTTGGTTCCTGGGGGGCGATCATAGCTCGGAACAAGGCGGGCGGCTCTATACCACGGCCATGTGCGCCATGACCCTCGAGGTCTACTACCGCCACTTGCCGATCTATCGCAAGGACAGCACCGCGGCCGATTTCGACGAGTAG